Genomic DNA from Babylonia areolata isolate BAREFJ2019XMU chromosome 9, ASM4173473v1, whole genome shotgun sequence:
agccacacacacacatatatatactcatacaatgattcagacatgtaacatttatatatgtacataagactatgaccattttgtttatttacccctccatgcaggcagccttactccatttccggaggggggggggggggtgcatgctgggtatgttcttgtctccataggcataacccaccaaacgccaacatggattacaggatctttaatgagcATATTTGATCTTCGGTGTGTGTATTTATAAACATGTATGTATATCCAATGTGTCTTGGGCTCACCATAGGAAGTAGGGCCAGATCTTCTCATTCCACTATTTCTGTAACTTTCCCAAACTAAATTCATGAACCTATTCACAACTagttggagtgaggaaaattggagtaaatTGCCTACATTTCTCAAGGACACAAATATCATGCCAAAACAGGTCATGAACTCTAATCACTGATTTATAACCACAGGATTACGAGTCAAACAGCTAATCAACTTTGCCACAGCACAccatcagcttgcacacaggaaacaaaagacttaaagagacacagaaaaacaaacccagacagctGAACACAAATTCCCAGCTAAACTCGCCTGTCCAGTGGCTTGCTTTTTCCAGGTAGGCCCCCTGGCACCCAGATGGCCAGACTGCATCCCATGATCAACCTCCACCTGTCTGGTGCCAGCCCCATTGGTTTCACCAGAGCCGGATGCTGCTTGCATCTTGCTGCCAGTCTGCTTGCAGGTCTGACCGTGAGCCAGGAGTTCCGCCCCACTGCCCAACTTGAGGTCACACTGCCGACACTGAAAGGAGGAGCGGTGTGTCAGCATGTGCTGCCGTTTGCGGGAGTAGGTCTGGAAGGTCATGCCGCACAGTCCACAGCGCAGGAACTGCTGGCCACTGCTGGCCGACGTTCTGCTCTGAGACTTGCCGGAGGCAGAGGACGTGGCGGGAGAGTGCTGTGATGAGTTCAGGATCGATTCCCACTCCATGATGGAGTGCTGTCGGGCATGTCTCTTGATGTTGTACGTGCGGTTGAAGATGTCCTTGTTGCAGATTTTGCAGGACACTGTTGTTGGCTTTGAGTTCCAGCTTTTCTTTGGTTTAGTGCTGGACTGCTTTGGATTGGTTTCACAGGATTTTGCTTTGCCCTTTGGAACAGatgtctcattttctttttcagggaAAACCTTACCATGCTGAAGCATATGCTCTTTGTAATAGTCACTACGATAAAACTCCACTCCACAGACAGAACACGTGTAGCACAGGTCCTCCATATGACAGCGAGCATGCCTTGTGATGTAGTAATTGCGATTACGTATTTCTCTATCGCAGACAAAGCACTGCAGCAGTGACTGTTTCCTGCCCGTGGATGTGCGCTTCTGCTCTCCTTTAGACAACAAAGCAGCCAAAATTTTCTCGTAAGCAGGTTCACCAGCCAACTGTAGTCTGTTCTCTTTGCTCTCTGAGGGCACAGCTGGGGACTCTGATGACAAGGAGGCCAAGTCCACATTGATGATCATTTCTGGTTCTTTACTACGTTCATCCACTTCCATGTTCAGACTATCAAAGCTGACTTCTTCAGTGACGCTGAAGTCATTGATGCTCAGATCTGGTGTCCTGCTGCTGTCCTGTTTTTCCGGCATTCCCGCCTGGTGGCTCTGTTGAATAATATGTCGGCGCAGGGTGTGTAAGTACTTGAACATCCTGTTGCAAACCTGGCACCTGTACTTCTTGGTTTTCTCATGACAGCGGTTGTGCTGCTTTATCAGGTCCTTCCTGTTCCTCACCTGCTTGCCACATTCTGGGCATGGAATGTATCGATGACTTTTCTTCATCTGCCTCCTCTTTGATGTCAACTCCTTCTGCATCCGTGCCAGTTCCGTTGACACCAGCAGCAGGTCATTTTTGGCAGCTGTATCCATCGTTGACAGCATGGCACGATCCACTTTGTTGATCATCTTTTCATACACGTTGAAAGTTGTACCATCGGTGCCTGTCTCATCAACAGTCAGACTGGACAGCTCTCCAGCGGAATTCTTTGGATCTGTTACGTCTGTGAAGGAAACAGCATCACTTTGCTTTTCCTGAGGGACTTGTGCGACCAGTGAACTGTCAGTGTGCTTCACATCTTCATCCACCATGCTGATGCCACCTGAGTGGGTGAACGTCTGCGCCATGAGAAGCGCCACCTCCCTCTCCAGCCCACTGCGGCTGTTACCAGAATCCGGGTTCTGCAGAGATGCCAGGGCTGACTCTGACAAGGTCTGGAAAGGCTCAGCAGAAGACTTTGTCTTGTTTGTGGTGCAGAATTTCTCATCCAACTTTGCCAGCCCTTCTTTGGAATTGGACACCCTCGTTTCCTCTGCTGGGGTGACTGGTTTCTGCATCAGGTTGTGTTTCAGGGAGAGGTGCTGGTCAATGCTGGCATCCAGGCCACAGATCTCCCGGCACATACAGCACTGCCAGTTCTGCTGACCGACCACGATCACTGTGTCTGACACCGTGCAGTGCACCGTGATGGTCATGGCTTCATGGCCAGACACAGGgttgctgggggtggtgggggagggatcgGCTGGCATCATCATCTCCgcgctgggaggaggaggaggagcgtggGAAACGGGTAGGGCGG
This window encodes:
- the LOC143285557 gene encoding uncharacterized protein LOC143285557 gives rise to the protein MEVNSTPQLYSQDSLAAEMLNKLQSGASFTAVAVPETISLQPPHAGSSLLAVSSAALNPSLLPQPVTHNAAAADSIILSSTGALDPALTQLLVAAQTGSSSTVMSAGMSPNVTCPSSSAQILHPVLSAALPVSHAPPPPPSAEMMMPADPSPTTPSNPVSGHEAMTITVHCTVSDTVIVVGQQNWQCCMCREICGLDASIDQHLSLKHNLMQKPVTPAEETRVSNSKEGLAKLDEKFCTTNKTKSSAEPFQTLSESALASLQNPDSGNSRSGLEREVALLMAQTFTHSGGISMVDEDVKHTDSSLVAQVPQEKQSDAVSFTDVTDPKNSAGELSSLTVDETGTDGTTFNVYEKMINKVDRAMLSTMDTAAKNDLLLVSTELARMQKELTSKRRQMKKSHRYIPCPECGKQVRNRKDLIKQHNRCHEKTKKYRCQVCNRMFKYLHTLRRHIIQQSHQAGMPEKQDSSRTPDLSINDFSVTEEVSFDSLNMEVDERSKEPEMIINVDLASLSSESPAVPSESKENRLQLAGEPAYEKILAALLSKGEQKRTSTGRKQSLLQCFVCDREIRNRNYYITRHARCHMEDLCYTCSVCGVEFYRSDYYKEHMLQHGKVFPEKENETSVPKGKAKSCETNPKQSSTKPKKSWNSKPTTVSCKICNKDIFNRTYNIKRHARQHSIMEWESILNSSQHSPATSSASGKSQSRTSASSGQQFLRCGLCGMTFQTYSRKRQHMLTHRSSFQCRQCDLKLGSGAELLAHGQTCKQTGSKMQAASGSGETNGAGTRQVEVDHGMQSGHLGARGPTWKKQATGQIPSPRKWTCPVCQAAIIHTLPSISRHMRELHSEGQSHQCPKCSRTYSSYHKMQRHLKSHGDLGGICDVCGKIFQTKAALRNHTKLHTSPEGMFQCPKCPTSFRFQSRLEKHMRKHVDRTDVCPHCGKVYISKVHLQRHISVDHLGIKDYRYKCDQCGAQFFENIQLRDHIAYHHEGIQIYTCKYCNKGFNCRPTMVRHERKEHTNYLPYKCKHCSQGFPEKSKLVAHEMTHTGMSPHKCEVCCKYFTTGGALRAHKNLHLGVKPFECSACGKTYLKNWHLQQHIRKAHQTFEVVYNLPPPPLSQPQGQGQSGGQPAVSQQSLLPVVDQSSLQPAQSKFLQVAVQGEYLHVPSAEGGAGSVQQQQPSAAREAIQIVTQTLVQTQGRIRTLLETP